From the genome of Psychroserpens ponticola, one region includes:
- a CDS encoding VOC family protein yields the protein MKNRVTGIGGLFFKSKDPKASKDWYRKHLGFNTDDYGCTFWWKDKKGKECSTQWSTFPKDTKYFEPSKKEFMFNYRVENLKELLAALKEEGVTIVGEMQEYDYGKFGWILDNDGNKIELWEPIDKAFM from the coding sequence ATGAAGAATAGAGTAACAGGAATAGGTGGATTATTTTTTAAAAGTAAAGACCCTAAAGCTTCAAAAGATTGGTATCGGAAACATTTAGGTTTTAATACAGACGACTATGGTTGTACATTTTGGTGGAAAGACAAAAAAGGAAAAGAATGCTCAACACAATGGAGCACGTTTCCAAAAGACACTAAATACTTTGAACCTTCAAAAAAAGAGTTCATGTTTAACTATCGTGTTGAAAACTTAAAAGAATTATTAGCAGCTTTAAAAGAAGAAGGTGTTACAATCGTAGGTGAAATGCAAGAGTATGACTATGGTAAATTTGGTTGGATTCTTGACAATGATGGTAATAAAATCGAATTATGGGAACCTATAGACAAAGCCTTTATGTAA
- a CDS encoding DUF1801 domain-containing protein — protein sequence MQYKADSPEDYILQLPEDRKAPITKLNNLIKKHMPKDLEAGMGYGMLAYYVPKSIYPNGYHCKPFPPLPFINLASQKNFIALYHSGMYAKKELYDWFVSEYPKHCKYKLDMGKSCVRFKKMDDIPYDLIEQLLGKMSVEEWIDIYETAINK from the coding sequence ATGCAATACAAAGCTGATTCTCCAGAAGACTACATTCTTCAATTACCAGAAGACAGAAAGGCTCCAATTACAAAATTAAACAACCTTATTAAAAAACATATGCCTAAAGACTTAGAAGCTGGAATGGGTTATGGCATGTTAGCATACTATGTTCCAAAATCAATATATCCAAACGGATACCACTGTAAACCATTTCCTCCTTTACCTTTTATAAACCTGGCTTCACAAAAGAATTTTATTGCCTTATATCATTCTGGCATGTATGCCAAAAAAGAATTATACGACTGGTTTGTATCAGAATATCCAAAACACTGCAAATATAAATTAGATATGGGCAAAAGTTGTGTTCGCTTCAAAAAAATGGATGATATTCCTTATGACTTAATAGAGCAACTTTTAGGAAAAATGTCTGTAGAAGAATGGATTGATATTTATGAAACAGCAATAAATAAATAA
- a CDS encoding DUF4199 domain-containing protein: MKQTVLKYGLYGLLTGFIIFTIHLIFGIENLDYSTNEVLGYVSIFLSLSFIFFGIKHYRDHINNGVISFGKAIVIGILISVLVGIGISIADFIYTKFIDPSFFSNYEQQLIEKGRENEIIKMTSTTAALFMLVLVTIIGFIISLISGLILQRK, from the coding sequence ATGAAACAAACAGTTCTCAAATACGGTCTTTATGGATTACTTACAGGCTTCATTATTTTTACCATACACTTAATTTTTGGTATTGAAAATCTAGACTATTCTACAAATGAAGTGTTAGGTTATGTGTCTATTTTCTTATCGCTTTCATTTATCTTTTTTGGTATCAAACATTATAGAGACCATATTAACAATGGTGTGATTTCATTTGGAAAAGCAATTGTAATAGGCATTCTCATTTCAGTTTTAGTTGGAATTGGAATTTCAATTGCAGATTTCATATATACTAAATTTATTGATCCATCTTTTTTTAGCAACTATGAACAACAACTTATCGAAAAAGGTAGAGAAAATGAAATCATCAAAATGACTAGCACAACTGCAGCATTATTTATGCTTGTACTTGTTACTATTATCGGATTTATTATATCTTTAATTTCAGGATTAATACTTCAACGTAAATAA
- a CDS encoding VOC family protein has product MKLGAFSVSLNVKDIHASKIFYETLGFSVFAGDLERNYLIMKNGDSIIGLFQGMFENNILTFNPGWDQNANTLESYDDVRAIQKHLKSKAVKLENETDESTSGPASIVFYDPDGNTILIDQHV; this is encoded by the coding sequence ATGAAATTAGGTGCGTTTTCTGTGAGTTTGAATGTGAAAGATATTCATGCTTCAAAAATATTTTATGAAACTTTAGGCTTTTCAGTATTTGCAGGAGATCTTGAACGCAATTACTTAATTATGAAAAATGGCGACTCCATTATTGGTCTTTTTCAAGGCATGTTTGAGAACAATATTTTAACTTTTAATCCTGGTTGGGACCAAAACGCAAATACCTTAGAATCTTATGACGATGTTAGAGCAATACAAAAACATCTTAAATCTAAAGCTGTGAAACTAGAAAATGAAACAGATGAAAGTACATCTGGTCCAGCAAGTATTGTGTTTTATGATCCTGACGGGAATACTATTCTCATAGATCAACATGTTTAA